GTCCCAGATGGAGGGGCCGCGCCCGCCCTCGTCGACCGCGCCCTCGATCTGGTAGGCGGCGGTGGCGGATCCGAACAGGAAGCCGGGCGGGAACGCGAGCCCCTCGCCCTTATCATCCGTGGGATCCCCGGTGGTCCCGGCTGCGGCGTGCGATGCGTCGGTCATGGCGTTCGGGGACCTCTCCGTCGGGGTGGGCGGCCGCGCGACCCGCGCTCGCGCGCCCGGTCGGACATGGCCTCCCGCCATCCTGCCCGGGCCCCGGCGACGCGTCCAGCCGGCCGTCCGCGCGGCCGTGTCGACGTTGTGCCCCGGCCGCGCTCCGGTTAGGTTGTAGCTAGCAACAAATCACCGACGACGTTGACAGGAGACACCATGGCGCTCACCCCCACCCGCGAGGACAAGTTCTCGTTCGGACTCTGGACCATCGGATACACGGGGGCCGACCCCTTCGGCGGCCCCACCCGCTCCGACCTCGACGTGGTCGAGGGCGTGGAGCGCATCTCGGAGCTGGGCGCCTACGGCCTCACCTTCCACGACGACGACCTCTTCGCCTTCGGATCCACCGACGCCGAGCGCCAGACGCAGATCGACCGCCTCAAGGGCGCGCTCAGCGACACCGGCATCGTCGTCCCGATGGTGACCACCAACCTCTTCTCCGCGCCCGTCTTCAAGGACGGCGGCTTCACCAGCAACGACCGCGCCGTCCGCCGGTTCGCGATCCGCAAGGTGCTCCGCAACATCGACCTCGCCGCCGAGCTCGGCGCGCAGACGTTCGTGATGTGGGGCGGCCGCGAGGGCGCCGAGTACGACTCCGCCAAGGACGTCCGCGGCGCGCTCGAGCGCTACCGCGAGGCCGTCAACCTCCTCGGCGACTACGTCACCGACAAGGGCTACGACATCCGCTTCGCGATCGAGCCGAAGCCCAACGAGCCCCGCGGCGACATCCTGCTGCCGACCCTCGGCCACGCGCTCGCCTTCATCGAGACCCTCGAGCGCCCCGAGCTCGTCGGCGTGAACCCCGAGGTCGGCCACGAGCAGATGGCGGGCCTCAACTTCACCGCCGGCATCATGCAGGCGCTGTACCAGGGCAAGCTCTTCCACATCGACCTCAACGGCCAGCGCGGCATCAAGTACGACCAGGACCTCGTCTTCGGCCACGGCGACCTGCAGAACGCGTTCTCGCTCGTCGACCTGCTGGAGAACGGCGGCGTGGGCGGCGGCCGCTCCTACGACGGCCCCCGTCACTTCGACTACAAGCCCAGCCGCACCGAGGACATCACGGGCGTGTGGGACTCGGCCGCCGCGAACATGCGCATGTACCTGCTCCTCAAGGAGCGCGCGCAGGCGTTCCGCGCCGACCCCGAGGTCCAGGAGGCGCTCGCCGCCGCCAAGGTCCAGGAGATCTACACGCCGACGCTGAACGAGGGCGAGTCCTACGACGACATCCTCGCCGACCGCTCCTCGTACGAGGACTTCGACGCCCCGTCGTACTTCGACGCCAAGGGCTTCGGCTTCGTGCGCCTCAACCAGCTGGCGCTCGAGCACCTGATGGGCGCGCGCTCCTAGCGCTCCCCCGCAGCACCGGAGGGCCCGGCATCCACGTGGGTGCCGGGCCCTCCGTCGTCCCCGCGACGGCTCTGCGGGATCGCCCGACGGTCGCGCCGGGCACGCGGAAGGGCCCGGCATCCGAGTGGATGCCGGGCCCTCCGGTGTCAGCGCGGGTGGATCAGGTCGCGGACTTGGATCCGCGGCTCTTGTTGAACACGTCGAACGCGACGGCCAGCAGGAGCACGAGGCCCTTGATGAGCTGCTGGTACTCCGTGCCGAGGCCGAGCAGCGACATGCCGTTGTTGAGCACGCCCATGATCAGACCACCGATCATGGCGCCGGTCACGGTGCCGATGCCGCCGGTGACGGCCGCGCCGCCGATGAACACCGCGGCGATCGCGTCGAGCTCGAAGCCGTTGCCGGCGCCGGGGAGCGCCGAGTTGCTGCGGGCGGTGAAGGCGATGCCCGCGAGCGCGGCCAGGAAGCCCATGTTCACGAAGAGCAGGAAGTCGACGCGCTTCGTATTGATGCCGGACAGCTGCGCCGCGTTGAGGTTGCCGCCTCGGGCGTAGATGTGGCGACCGAAGATGCTGCGCCCCATGACCGCCGTGTAGACGAGGACGAGGACCGCGAGGATGACCAGGACGATCGGCGTGCCCTGGTAGCTGGCGAGCAGGTACGTGATGCCGAGCACGAGGATCGCGATGGTGGCGAGCTTCGTGATGAACCAGGCGAAGGGCTCGTCCTCGAGGTTGAGCTTGACGCGGGCGCGACGCTCGCGGAGCTGCTGCGCGACCAGGAAGACCGCGGCCAGCACGCCCAGCGTGACGGTGACCCACTCGAGGTAGGAGGTGCCGCCCGAGGGGTCGGGCAGGAAGCCGGCGCCGACCGAGACGTACTCGTCCGGGAACGGCGTGATGGGGCGGTTCTCCAGGACGATCTGCGCGAGGCCGCGGAAGGTGAGCATGCCGGCGAGGGTCACGATGAACGCGGGGATCCCGACGTACGCCACCCAGAAGCCCTGCCAGGCGCCGATGAGGCCGCCGATCACGAGGCTCGCGAGGATGGACGCCCACCAGGGCCAGCCCCAGTTCACGGCGAACACGCCGGAGACGGCGCCGATGAGGGCCACCACGGATCCGACCGACAGGTCGATGTGGCCGGCGATGATGATCATGACCATGCCGATGGCGAGGATCAGGATGTACGCGTTCTGGACGACGATGCTCGTGACGTTGCGCGGCTCGAGGAGCGTGCCGTCGGTGAGGATCTGGAACAGCACCACGATCGCGATCAGCGCGATGAAGATGCCGATCTGCCTGAGGCGACTGACGAGGAAACCCGCCACACTGCTGAGACTGGACATGGTGACTATTCCTTTTCCTTGGTCATGTAGGTCATGAGGCTCTCGGGGGTCGCCTCGGCGATCGGCAGCTGTCCCGTGATGCGCCCGGCGGAGAGGGCGTAGATCCGGTCGCAGATGCCGAGCAGCTCGGGCAGCTCGCTGGAGATGACGATGACGGCCTTCCCCTGCGCGGCGAGCGCGTTGATGATCGTGTAGATCTCGTACTTGGCGCCGACGTCGATGCCGCGGGTGGGCTCGTCGAGGATCAGCACGTCCGGGTCGGAGAACATCCACTTGGAGAGGACGACCTTCTGCTGGTTGCCGCCGGAGAGCTTCCCCGTGATGGCGCCCACGCTCGGGGCCTTGATGTTCATCGACTTCCGGTAGCCGTCGGCCACCACGTACTCCTGGTTCGCGTCGACCCAGCCCGCCTTCGCGAGCTTCTCGAGCGCGGCGCCGGAGACGTTGCGCTTGATGTCGTCGATGAGGTTGAGGCCGTAGTGCTTGCGGTCCTCGGTGGCGTAGGCCAGGCCGTGCTTGATGGCCTCGCCGACCGTCTTGGCCTGGATCTCCTTGCCGCGCTTGTAGAGCTTGCCGGAGATGTTCGCGCCGTAGGAGCGGCCGAAGACGCTCATCGCGAGCTCGGTGCGGCCCGCGCCCATGAGGCCGGCGATGCCGACGACCTCGCCCGCGCGGACGTTGAGGTTGGCGTGGTCGACGATGACGCGCGAGTGCTCCTGGGGGTGATGGACCGTCCAGTCCTCGATGCGCAGGATCTCCTCGCCGATGTCCGGCGTGCGGTCGGGGTAGCGGCTCTGGAGGTCGCGGCCGACCATGCCCTTGATGATGCGCTCCTCGCTGATGGAGTCCCGCCCGAGGTCGAGGGTCTCGATCGTCTTGCCGTCGCGGATGATCGTCACCGCGTCGGCGATCGCCTTGATCTCGTTCAGCTTGTGGCTGATGATGATGCTAGTGATGCCCTGGCCCTTGAGGTGCTTGATCAGGTCGAGCAGGTGGGCGGAGTCCTCGTCGTTGAGCGCCGCGGTGGGCTCGTCGAGGATGAGGAGCTTCACCTCCTTGGAGAGGGCCTTCGCGATCTCCACGAGCTGCTGCTTGCCCACGCCGATGTCGGCGATCTTGGTGGCCGGGTTGTCGCTCAGCCCGACGCGGGCGAGGAGCTTCGACGCCTCCACGTTGGTGGCGTTCCAGTCGATGAAGCCGCCCTTGGAGATCTCGTTGCCGAGGAAGATGTTCTCCGCGATGGAGAGGAAGGGGCTCAGCGCGAGCTCCTGGTGGATGATCACCACGCCCGACTTCTCGCTGTCGCGGATGCTGGAGAACTTGACGACCTCGTCCTCGAGGACGATGTCGCCGTCGTAGGAGCCGGCCGGGTACACGCCGGACAGGACCTTCATCAGGGTCGACTTGCCCGCGCCGTTCTCGCCGCAGATCGCGTGGCACGTGCCGCGCGTGACCTCGAGAGTGACGTCCTGCAGCGCCTTGACGCCGGGGAACGTCTTGGTGATGCCGCGCATCTCGAGAATGTGGTTGGCCATGGCCTGCCTCACTTGTGTGGATGGTGGTGCCGGGTTCCCGGCGGTGGTGCTGCGGGCGGCGGGTGACCGCCGTCCGGGGACGGGCCGGCCGTGGTGCACGGCCGGCCCGACCCGGTGGAGGCCGGTCGACGCGAGCGTCGACCGGCCGGTGCGCCGCCGGAGGCGGTGCGGGTGAGGGCTACTCGCCCTTGTCGATCTCGTCCTGCGTGTAGTAGCCGCTGTCCACGATGACCTCGACGAGGTTGTCCTTGGTCACGACGACCGGGGCGAACTGCTTCGTGGGGACGTCCTTCACCTTGTTGTTGTAGGTGTCGGGCGCGTCCGGCGTGCCGCCGGTGAGCAGGGTGTCGACCATCGTGACGGCCTCCTTGCCGAGCAGGCGCGTGTCCTTGAAGATCGTCGAGTACTGGACGCCGTCGAGGATGAGCTTGTCGGACGCCTTCTCGCCGTCCTGGCCGGTGATGATCGGCATGGCGTCGCTGGCGACGCCGGCCGAGGTCAGGGCCTGGATGATGCCGCGCGACAGGCCGTCGTAGGGCGACAGGACGCCGTCCGGCTTGGCGCCGCCGGGGTACGAGCCGGAGAGCAGGTTCTCCATGCGGGCCTGGGCGCCCTCCTGCTTCCACTGCTGGATCGCGACCTGGCTGAAGTCCGACTGGCCGGAGCCGATCGTGACCTGGCCGGAGTCGAGGAACGGCTTCAGGACGCCCATCGCGCCGTCGTAGAAGAACTGCGCGTTGTTGTCGTCCGGGCTGCCGGCGAAGATCTCGATCGTCTTCTTCTCGGTGCTGCCGGTGGCCTTGCCGTCGGCGTCCACGAGGCCGAGGCCCTGCAGGAGGGAGTTGCCCTGGAGCACGCCGACCTGCTCGTTGTCGAACGTCGTGTAGTAGTCGACGTCCTCGGTGCCGTTGATCAGTCGGTCGTACGCGATGACCTTGACGCCGTCGTCGGCCGCGGTCTTGAGGACCTGGGTCAGCGCGGTGCCGTCGATCGACGCGACGATGAGCGCCTTGGCGCCCTTGTTGAGCATCGTCTCGATCTGCGAGATCTGGTCCTGCACCTTGTCGTTCGCGTACTGCAGGTCGACCTTGTAGCCGAGCTTGGTGAGCTGGTCGTTGACGTTGTTGCCGTCGTCGACCCAGCGCTCGCTCGTCTTGGTGGGCATGGCGACGCCGACGAGGGCGCCCTTGTTGTCCTCGGTGCCGCCGGCGCTGCCGCCGCGGCCTCCGCCGGAGCCGCCGGAGCAGGCGGCGAGGGAGAGGGCGATGCTCGTGGCGGCGATGCCGACGAGGACCTTCTTCATCTTCACGATCGTGTCCTTTCGTACTGCTGCTGTGAGGCGCGCATCCGGCATCTGCGCCGGATCCGCACCCCTGGTGTGGGTGTTACAGGCCCTGGGCCAGGCGGTGGTACGCCTGGTTCCAGCGGACTTCCTTGGTGAAACCCTTGAGGGTCGTGTCCTCGTCGATGACGAGGAGCTCGGTGCGCGCGATCTCGGCGAAGTCCTCGAAGACCTCGACGCCGACCTGCGTGCTCATGACCGTGTGGTGGGCGGCCCCGGCGGTGAGCCAGGCCGCGGCGCTCGTCGCGAGGTCCGGTGCGGGCTTCCACACGGCGCGGGCGACGGGCAGGTTCGGGAGCGGCTCGTCGAGCGGGACGACCTCCACGACGTTCGCGACGATGCGGAAGCGGTCGCGCATGTCCGACATGGCGACGACGACCGCGGGGCCGGGGTCGGTGTCGAAGACGAGGCGCACCGGGTCCTCGCGGCCGCCGATGCCGAGCGGGTGGATCTCGAGGCTCGGTCGGCCCGTCGTGAGCGTGGGGCAGATCTCGAGCATGTGCGCGCCCAGGATCTTCTCCTCGCCGGGGACGAGGTGGTACGTGTAGTCCTCCATGAGGCTCGCGCCACCGGGGAGACCCGCGCCCATGACCTTCGCCGCGCGGATCAGCACCGCCGTCTTCCAGTCGCCCTCGGCGCCGAAGCCGTAGCCCTCCGCCATGAGGCGCTGGACGGCGAGGCCGGGGAGCTGGCGGAGGCCGCCGAGGTCCTCGAAGCTCGTGGTGAACGCGCCGAAGCCGCCCTCCTCGAGGAACGAGCGGAGCCCGACCTCGATGGCCGCGCCGTAGCGGAGCGACTCGTGGCGCTCCCCGCCGCGCTGCAGTTCGGGCTGGATGTCGTAGAGGCGCTCGTACTCGTCGACCAGCGCGTCGATCTCGGCGTCGGTCGCCGCGTCCACGCGCTCGACGAGGTCGTTGACGCCCCACGTGTTCACGCTGACGCCGAACTTGAGCTCAGCCTCCGTCTTGTCGCCCTCGGTGACCGCGACGTTGCGCATGTTGTCGCCGAAGCGCGCGACCTTGAGCTCGTGCACGGCGGCCCAGCCGGCGGCGGCGCGCATCCACGTGCCGATGCTCTGCCGCACGGACTCGGTGCTCACGTGGCCGACGACCGTCTTGCGGACGACGCCGAGGCGCGACTGGATGTAGCCGAACTCCCGGTCGCCGTGCGCGGCCTGGTTGAGGTTCATGAAGTCCATGTCGATGCTGCTCCACGGCAGCGCGACGTTGGCCTGCGTGTGCAGGTGCAGGAAGGGCTTCTGCAGGGCGTCGAGGCCCTGGATCCACATCTTCGCGGGGCTGAACGTGTGCATCCACGCGATGAGGCCGATGGTCCGGTCGCTCGCGTTGGCCTCGAGGGCCATGCGGCGGATGCTGTCGGAGTCCTTGAGGACGGGCTTCCACACGACGCGGACGGGGATGTCCGACGCCTCCTCCAGCTGCCGGGCGATCTCCTGCGACTGCTCGGCGACCTGCTGGAGCGTCTCCTCGCCGTAGAGGTTCTGGCTGCCGGTCAGGAACCAGACCTCGTAGTGGTCGAGGGCGGGGGTGATGCGGCTCACTTCAGGGCTCCTTGGGGTGCTTGTCCGTAGACGTTCTGGTAGCGGTCGAACAGGGAGTCGACGGCCTCGGCGGGGAGGGGCGCAGGCGTGCCGAGCTGGCGGGAGATGTGCACGGTGCGCGCCACGTCCTCGACCATGACGGCCGCCTTCACGGCGTCCTTCGCGTCCTTGCCGATGGTGAAGGGGCCGTGGCCCGCCATCAGGACGGCGCGCGAGCGGTGCCCGGTGAGCGTCTCGACGATGCCGCGGCCGATCGAGTCGTCGCCGATGATCGCGAACGGGCCGACGGGGATCTCGCCGCCGAACTCGTCCGCCATCGCGGTGATGACGCACGGGATGGGCTCGCGCCGCGCCGCCCACGCCACCGCGTAGGTGGAGTGCGTGTGGACCACGCCGCCCACCTCGGGCATGTTGCGGTAGACGTACGCGTGCGCCGCGGTGTCGCTCGAGGGGGCGTTGCGCGAGCCGGGGGTGTCCGGGATCACGTTCCCGTCGAGGTCGCAGAGGATCATGTTCTCGGGGCTGAGGTCGTCGTAGGAGACGCCCGACGGCTTGATGACGAAGAGGTCGGCGCCGGGGACGCGGCCGGAGACGTTGCCGCCGGTCCAGACCACGAGCCCGTAGCGCACGAGCTCGGCGTGCAGCCGGGAGACCTCGGAGCGGACGCGGGCGACCGCGACCTCGATCTCGGGGGCGTAGGTGCTCACGCGCGGGCCTCCCTCTTCAGCGACTTGAGGCGCTTCATGACGTCGTTGGCGCCGCGGCCGAAGTAGTCGTGCAGCGTCGAGTACTCCTCGTAGAGGCGGTCGTAGGCGAGCGCGCGCTCCTCGCTCGGCTGGTACCTGCCGCGCTCGACCTTGCCCATGGCGTCGCCCGCGACGCGCACGTCCGGGTAGGCGCCCGCGGCGACGGCGGCGTGGATGGCGGATCCGAGCGCCGGGCCCTGCTCGCTCGTGATGACCGAGATGGGCAGGCGCAGGATGTCGCTGTACGCCTGCATGAGGAACGCGTTCTTCAGCAGGCCGCCCGCGACGATGAACTCGGTGACGGGGACGCCGGACGCGGCGAAGGTCTCGACGATCTTGCGCGTGCCGAACGCGGTGGCCTCGAGCAGCGCCCGGTAGACCTCCTCGGTGCGCGTCGTGAGCGTCGTGCCGACGACGAGGCCGGAGAGCTCGTGGTCGACGAGCACCGAGCGGTTGCCGGAGTGCCAGTCGAGCGCGACGAGGCCGTGGCCGCCGACGGGCTGGTCGGCCGCGAGGTCGGTGAGGTGCTGGTGGACGCTCTTGCCGGCGGCCGCGGCCTCCTCGGCGTAGCGCGGGGGCACCTGGTTCTTCACGTACCACGCGAAGATGTCGCCGACGCCGGACTGGCCGGCCTCGTAGCCGTAGAGCCCCGAGACGATGCCGCCGTCGACGACGCCGCACATGCCGGGGACCTCGGTGAGCACGTCGCTGTTCATGACGTGGCACGTGCTCGTGCCCATGATCGCGACCATCTGGCCGGGCTCGACGGCGCGGGCGACGGGGGCCGTGACGTGCGCGTCGACGTTGCCGACCGCGACCGCGATGCCCTCGGGCAGGCCCGTCCAGGCGGCGGCTTCGGCGGAGAGCGTGCCGGCGGCGGATCCGAGCTGGCCGATCTCGTGCGCGACCTTGTCCTCCGCGAAGGACGCGAAGTCGGGGTTGAGCGCGCCGAGGAACTCGCGGGTCGGGTACTCGCCGTCCTGGAGGATGCCCTTGTAGCCGGCGGTGCAGGCGTTGCGGACGTAGCTGCCGGTGAGCTGCCAGACGATCCAGTCGGCCGCCTCGACCCAGTGCTCCATGAGGCCGTACAGCTCCGGGTCCTCCTCGAGCAGCTGGAGGCCCTTGGCGAACTCCCACTCGCTGGAGATGAGCCCGCCGTAGCGGGCCAGCCACTCCTCGCCCCGCTCCTCGGCCAGCGCGTTGATGCGGTCGGCGTGCGACTGCGCGGCGTGGTGCTTCCAGAGCTTGACGTAGGCGTGCGGGCGGTCGGCGTACCCCTCGACCTCGTTGAGCGGCGTGCCGTCGGCGAGGGTGGGGACCATGGTGCATGCCGTGAAGTCGGTGCCGATGCCGATGACCCGCGCGGGGTCGATGCCGGCCTCGCGGATGGCGGCGGGGACGGCCTGCTTGAGCACGTCGACGTAGTCGCTCGGGACCTGCAGGGCCCACTCGGGCGGCAGCTGCGCGCCCGTGGCGGCGAGCGTGTCGTCCATCACCGCGTGCGGGTAGTCGAGGACGCCGGAGCCGAGCTCGACGCCGTCCGAGACACGGACCACGACCGCGCGGCCGGAGAGGGTGCCGTAGTCGACCCCGATGACGTAGCTCTCGGTCTCCACGCCGGGCTGGGCCTCGGCTGCGGTGCTCACGGGGGCGCTGGGCACGGGATCGACTCCTTCGTCTGATGCATCGCGGTCCGGGAAGGCCGCGTGCGATGTGAACGGTCACATCGGCGAAGGTGAGTCTACGACTCGAGATGGCCGCTCTGTCAACCCAGACGCCCCCACCCCCTCGAAGTGGGGTGTCAACGTCCATCCGAGGGACCGGGATGTCACGTCGAGGGCGGTCCGGAGGACGCGCGGACGACGAGCTCGGGCATGATCGTGCCGCTGTACCGCTCGCCCGATCCCCCCATGCCGTCGAGCAGCAGCGCGACGCAGCGGCGGCCGACCTCGGCGAAGTCCTGGCGGACGGTCGTGAGCGGCGGCCAGAAGTGCGCGGCCTCCGGGATGTCGTCGAACCCGACGATGCTGACGTCGCGCGGGACGTCGAGGCCGGCGTCGCGCACGGCGTGGATGAGGCCGAGGGCCATCTGGTCGTTGCTGGAGAAGATCGCCGTGAAGTCGCGGAGGCGCAGCATCTCGCGACCGGCGTAGAAGCCGAACTCCGCGGTCCAGTCGCCGAGGATCGGCGCGGTGGTGGGCACCTCCGCGGCGGACATGGCGTCGAGGAAGCCGCGCATGCGGGCCTCCGCCTCCATCCAGTCCTGGGGTCCCGCGAGGTGGTAGATGTCCCGGTGGCCCAGGTCGAGCAGGTGGCGCGTGGCCAGGCGCGCGCCCGCGATCTGGTCGACCGAGAGGTCGGGCGCCGTGTCGCGGCCGGCGGTCTGCATCGTGACGTACGGCACGTCGAGCGACATGCTCGCGATGACGTCGCGCACGCGCACCTGCGGGGCGACGACCACGAGCCCCTCGACGGCCTGGTCGACGAGGTGGCCGAGCGCGTCCTTGATCGCGGCCTCGTCGGACGACGCCAGGTTGCAGGTGGTGACCAGGTAGCCGGCCTCGCGGGCGGCGGCCTCGATCGCCGCGATGGAGGAGGCGGGGCCGTACTGGGAGCTCTGCGACGTGAGCACGCCGATGGTCCGCGACCGGCTGGTGACGAGCGCACGGGCCGCGCGGTTGGGCCGGTACTGGAGCTGCTCCATCACGTCGAGCACGCGCTGGCGCGTCTCCGCGCGGAGCGAGGGCGAGTCGTTGAGCACGCGCGAGACCGTCTGGTGCGAGACCCCGGCGAGGCGCGCGACGTCGCGGATGCTCGGCGCCCTGCCGCGCGGCGTCTCCGTCGTCATCATCGACCCCGTCTCCGTGCGGGCGTGCGCCCGACCGCGCCCTGTGGCGCAGGTGTCACATTGTCACATGTGACTGTCACATGGCGCACGGGAGCGGAGGGATCGCGGCCGGGAGGGCGCGCGCCCGCGGTCGGACGCCTGCGGCAGACTGGTCATCCACCCGACGAGAGGCACCACCTGTGACGATCACCGCCGCGGCAGACGGATCCGCGCTCGGCAACCCCGGACCCGCCGGCTGGGCCTGGTACGTCGACGACGAGCACTGGGCCGCGGGCGGATGGCCGCATGCGACCAACAACCAGGGCGAGCTCAAGGCGGTGCTCGAGCTCTTCCGCGCCACCGCGCACCTCGACGACGAGCTGCTCGTGCTGTGCGACAGCCAGTACGTCATCAACTCGGTCACCAAGTGGATGCCCGGGTGGAAGCGCAAGGGCTGGCGGAAGGGCGACGGCAAGCCGGTGCTCAACGTCGAGCTGCTCAAGGAGATCGACGCCGAGATCCAGGGCCGCCGCTACCGCTTCGAGTGGGTCAAGGGGCACGCGGACCACCCGCTCAACGAGGCCGCGGACGACCGCGCCCGCGCGGTGGCCACCGCGTTCCAGGGCCGGCGCCCGATCCCCGAGGGGCCGGGCTGGGCGGGCCACGACGCCGACGACGCGACCGGCACCGCCTCCCCCGACGACGCGACGGAGTCCGCCGCGGTCGAGGCCGACGCCGAACGCGCGGCCGACCCCGTGACCGCCGCGGCGGAGGAGATGGAGGCCGAGGTCCCCGTGCAGCCCGGCCTGTTCGACTTCGACGCGTTCGACGAGGAGATCGCGCCCGAGCCCGGCGACACGACCCTCACCATCGCGCTGGACCGCGACACGATGGCCCGCCTCACCGCCCACGCGCGCGAGCGCGGGGTGAGCGTGGACGAGGCCGTGCGCGAGCTCCTGCCCTGAGGGCTGCGCGGCCCGCCGCCCGTCGAGGCGGCGGGCCGGTCGCGCCTAGTGCTTGCCCTGCTTGAGGGCCTTGCCGAGCGCGCGCTCGAGGTCGACCACGAGGTCCTCCACGGCCTCGATGCCGACGGAGAGGCGCACGAGGTCGTCCGGCACCTCGAGCGGCGTGCCCTTGACGGACGCGTGCGTCATCTCGGACGGGTAGCTGATGAGCGACTCGACGCCGCCGAGCGACTCCGCGAGCTGGAACACGCGCGTGCCCTCGACCACGCGGCGCGCGGCCTTCGCTCCCCCGCGCACCTGGAACGAGATCATGCCGCCGAAGCCCGTCATCTGGGACTTGGCGATGTCGTGGCCCGGGTGCTCCGGGAGGCCCGGGTAGTGCACGGCCGTGACGTCGGGGTGCTGCTGCAGGAAGGCGGCGATCTCCTCGGCGTTCGCGGAGTGGCGCTCGACGCGGACGGCGAGGGTCTTGATCCCGCGGGTGGTGAGCCAGGCGTCCATCGGGCCGGAGACGGCGCCGATCGCGAACTGGAGGAAGCCGACCTTCTCAGCGAGCGCGTCGTCGACGAGGATCACGGCGCCGCCGAGCACGTCGGAGTGCCCGCCGAGGTACTTGGTGGTCGAGTGCACGACCACGTCGGCGCCGAGCGTCAGCGGCTGCTGGAGGTACGGCGAGGCGAACGTGTTGTCGACGACGACCACGGCGCCGGCCGCGTGGCCGAGGTCGGCGAGCGCGCGGATGTCGCTGATCTTCATCAGCGGGTTGCTCGGGGTCTCGACCCAGAGGACCTTCGCGGGACCGGACCCGAGGACCCGCTCGACCGCGGCGAGGTCGCTCATGTCGACGGTCTCGACGACGATGCCCCAGTCGCCGAGCACGCGCGTGAGGAGGCGGTAGGTGCCGCCGTACACGTCGTCGCTCAGCACGATGCGGTCGCCGGGGCGGGTGATCGCGCGCAGCAGCGTGTCCTCGGCGGCGAGCCCCGAGGCGAACGAGAACGCGTGCTTCCCCCTCTCGAGCGACGCGAGCAGCTCCTGCAGCCCCGTGCGCGTCGGGTTGGCGCTCCGCGCGTACTCGTAGCCCTCCCGGAGGCCGCCGATGCCGTCCTGCACGAAGGTGCTCGTGAGGTACAGCGGCGGGATGACGGCGCCCGTGGTGGGATCCGGGTCCTGGCCGGCGTGGATCGCGCGGGTGTCGAAGTCGTGCTTGTCGCTCACGGTGCTCGT
The genomic region above belongs to Clavibacter phaseoli and contains:
- a CDS encoding cystathionine gamma-synthase; translated protein: MSDKHDFDTRAIHAGQDPDPTTGAVIPPLYLTSTFVQDGIGGLREGYEYARSANPTRTGLQELLASLERGKHAFSFASGLAAEDTLLRAITRPGDRIVLSDDVYGGTYRLLTRVLGDWGIVVETVDMSDLAAVERVLGSGPAKVLWVETPSNPLMKISDIRALADLGHAAGAVVVVDNTFASPYLQQPLTLGADVVVHSTTKYLGGHSDVLGGAVILVDDALAEKVGFLQFAIGAVSGPMDAWLTTRGIKTLAVRVERHSANAEEIAAFLQQHPDVTAVHYPGLPEHPGHDIAKSQMTGFGGMISFQVRGGAKAARRVVEGTRVFQLAESLGGVESLISYPSEMTHASVKGTPLEVPDDLVRLSVGIEAVEDLVVDLERALGKALKQGKH
- a CDS encoding RNase H family protein; the protein is MTITAAADGSALGNPGPAGWAWYVDDEHWAAGGWPHATNNQGELKAVLELFRATAHLDDELLVLCDSQYVINSVTKWMPGWKRKGWRKGDGKPVLNVELLKEIDAEIQGRRYRFEWVKGHADHPLNEAADDRARAVATAFQGRRPIPEGPGWAGHDADDATGTASPDDATESAAVEADAERAADPVTAAAEEMEAEVPVQPGLFDFDAFDEEIAPEPGDTTLTIALDRDTMARLTAHARERGVSVDEAVRELLP
- the araB gene encoding ribulokinase, whose amino-acid sequence is MPSAPVSTAAEAQPGVETESYVIGVDYGTLSGRAVVVRVSDGVELGSGVLDYPHAVMDDTLAATGAQLPPEWALQVPSDYVDVLKQAVPAAIREAGIDPARVIGIGTDFTACTMVPTLADGTPLNEVEGYADRPHAYVKLWKHHAAQSHADRINALAEERGEEWLARYGGLISSEWEFAKGLQLLEEDPELYGLMEHWVEAADWIVWQLTGSYVRNACTAGYKGILQDGEYPTREFLGALNPDFASFAEDKVAHEIGQLGSAAGTLSAEAAAWTGLPEGIAVAVGNVDAHVTAPVARAVEPGQMVAIMGTSTCHVMNSDVLTEVPGMCGVVDGGIVSGLYGYEAGQSGVGDIFAWYVKNQVPPRYAEEAAAAGKSVHQHLTDLAADQPVGGHGLVALDWHSGNRSVLVDHELSGLVVGTTLTTRTEEVYRALLEATAFGTRKIVETFAASGVPVTEFIVAGGLLKNAFLMQAYSDILRLPISVITSEQGPALGSAIHAAVAAGAYPDVRVAGDAMGKVERGRYQPSEERALAYDRLYEEYSTLHDYFGRGANDVMKRLKSLKREARA
- a CDS encoding LacI family DNA-binding transcriptional regulator, which encodes MMTTETPRGRAPSIRDVARLAGVSHQTVSRVLNDSPSLRAETRQRVLDVMEQLQYRPNRAARALVTSRSRTIGVLTSQSSQYGPASSIAAIEAAAREAGYLVTTCNLASSDEAAIKDALGHLVDQAVEGLVVVAPQVRVRDVIASMSLDVPYVTMQTAGRDTAPDLSVDQIAGARLATRHLLDLGHRDIYHLAGPQDWMEAEARMRGFLDAMSAAEVPTTAPILGDWTAEFGFYAGREMLRLRDFTAIFSSNDQMALGLIHAVRDAGLDVPRDVSIVGFDDIPEAAHFWPPLTTVRQDFAEVGRRCVALLLDGMGGSGERYSGTIMPELVVRASSGPPST